The Nicotiana tomentosiformis chromosome 2, ASM39032v3, whole genome shotgun sequence genome includes the window CATGGAAAATGACATCAAATATTGCAGAGTCCTTGAATGCGGTAACCAAAGATGCGAGAGAGCTTCCCTTAGTTCAACTATTAGAGTACATGAGGACTCTTCTTGAACGTTGGACTAATAAAAAGTTATTGAATGCAAATGGTACGTTCACATACCTTggaaaaaaatacaacaaagagtTGGAGGACAACAGGACATTATCGCAGAAGATGAGAGTAAGTTATGGTCCATAACATTAGATCATTGATTTCTTCAAATTAAATATATACTGATAATTGTAGATATGTTGTTGTACAATTGTAGTTATTTTGTCTTTTATAAAGTGTTGACAACTTGTTGTATGTTTGTAATAAAATTGTAGGTGAGGGGTTCAACAGATTACATCCATACTGTGATAGATGGTGTGAAGCTCTTCATTGTTTGCCTTCAAAATAAGAGATATAGTTTTGTACAATTCCAGCTTGATGAACTTCCTTATCCACATGTTTTGGCGGCTTTGAGGCACAGGAACGAGTCTTATGAAAACCATTGTCCTTCTTATTACACGATGGAGATCCTTCTGTATACTTATGAAATACCATTAGACCCTCTACCTGATGAAAGCAAATGGGATGTGCCACAATATATAGCATAAGAAGTTGTACTACCACCTACTGGGAAAAGGCGGCTAGGGAGACCTCAAAAATAAAGATACAAACTATATGACGAAATAAATGCAAAGAAGTACAAGGTTTCATGTGGCAACTGCGGACAAGAAGGGAataacaaaagatcttgtaggaaTGCTCCCAAAAGGAAATAAGAATTGATGTAGTAtaaagaattatttttttttactgaATATTGTTGATGATAATCCGTCCTTTACGACATATTCAGTTGTATTTGTTCTCTTCTAGACAATTATAGTTGTGGTATAATTATGTTGCTAATTTGAATAAAGTTTGTCTCCTATAATGAATGTTTGGTAAACAGATTTTAACTCTTAATGTCATTGGTTTGGAGTTGCTTTATTCAATAACtggatttattttttaattttaagcttTTTCTAACAATACTGCTAAATTTGAatagattatatatttttgtatagtagtTGTAGACATAATTGTAGTTATACTGCAAAGAAATTGTTATCTGAGAGTATCAATGTATCGTTGCTtgaaattttatttaattttaaagctAAACGTTTGATACCTTACATTTAGAATAACATATGTTCACATAATATGTTAAGTATAAACTAATATGGTAAAAGAAGACAACAGAAAATATATATTATAGACTACCAATATGGAAATCAAGTACTAATAACTTTCAACAAAAAAATATGCTACAGATGTTTTCATTTGTAAGTAGTAGAATTGTGGACAAAATagcaaaacaaaagctaaaacaaCTTTAGCACAAATGTGCTACAAATAAACTATAGCTGAATTGTTCTTACTAAATAATTTTcctacaactttaatacaatccAGCCACAACTAAACACTTTCACTATAATTTAGCTACTGAAAAGGGCAACTAATTCTTTTTGGTCTGGACTCTTGTTCTCTCTTTGACAGCTAGTGCACCTTTTCTTCTTGCTAATCTCCCAGTTACCTCACTTTCACTAATTGCACCAAGCTCTTGCTTTTCCCTAGCATAATCCTAAAGGAGCTCTCCATAGCGTTTACGTTGTTGATCAATATCAGAAAAGTCTTGCTTTGAAATTGAGAGTTGTCCAATACTGACATATTCTGCAAATGCCGCCACGTATACACCGAAATCACTGCAATAAATATTAGGGAAAAAGTTTTAGCATTTAATGTAAAATTCAATTGGTTAAGTTGAAGGAAAATCAGCACATACAGTGATCCC containing:
- the LOC104105612 gene encoding uncharacterized protein, with translation MTSNIAESLNAVTKDARELPLVQLLEYMRTLLERWTNKKLLNANGTFTYLGKKYNKELEDNRTLSQKMRVRGSTDYIHTVIDGVKLFIVCLQNKRYSFVQFQLDELPYPHVLAALRHRNESYENHCPSYYTMEILLYTYEIPLDPLPDESKWDVPQYIA